The proteins below come from a single Desulfovibrio sp. genomic window:
- a CDS encoding cytochrome c3 family protein, translating into MRTICSTALVSACAMRFVAASALVAAALCFSAVGVQAASAPLAGNTIYLGGQRAKELKMPVVAFDHAAHAKANACASCHAANPGVEKNSAGLPVNIMQTPVFSAFAGVNSSDPAARKEAFHAACATCHAQKGAGPSLAQCRDCHTIADAAKLPAQKPYKPQMDASLHQRHLTSGAFPVKAQPGLAPGAILAENDPQRCVTCHHAKDFSPTLPPNIDSCRTCHESGPGSALATRDAAYTPPPLRAAAHEVCMKCHASLAEQKLPHGPVDCATCHDKARFEALPRFEASPSIMTMDRPTGVVLTDKVTPPQVPLSPLYPQGPKWPTVMPAVPFDHGLHERALNCVDCHHTSVKQSCITCHTPSGDPKGKNIPLAQAMHSVTSKNSCVNCHTSLTTSAPECAGCHTPRPVSKSGSNCAFCHRAAPGVKGTMGLMLPSNLPSPQAAAAATTTGTAATNGTVGLDAPALPQNLPAQNAQQNAKLAPSAILLPVDAAVKAAQQSADASEAALAASAILLPPPDKNPAVKPDPAANAAAAKALQPAVTPPPAQSAQPAVEASDAPKLGPVSDGLPEKVRIELMSKEFRPVDFAHAQHLQKLRAGIGRKAAGLQGMHAKDGLECAACHHNSPRLKEGMTPPRCVSCHPANLPAGVTTMPDGRPLLKAAYHQRCMDCHTRMKVEKPRATDCQACHIKRDPAEAPVW; encoded by the coding sequence ATGCGAACCATATGTAGTACAGCCCTCGTTTCTGCTTGCGCCATGCGGTTTGTGGCCGCCAGCGCGTTGGTTGCTGCGGCGCTGTGTTTTTCTGCTGTTGGTGTCCAGGCTGCTTCCGCGCCTCTGGCGGGCAACACCATCTACCTTGGCGGTCAGCGCGCCAAGGAACTGAAAATGCCTGTTGTGGCCTTTGACCATGCGGCCCACGCCAAGGCCAACGCCTGTGCGAGCTGCCACGCGGCTAATCCCGGCGTGGAGAAGAACAGCGCGGGCCTGCCTGTCAATATTATGCAAACGCCTGTGTTCAGTGCCTTTGCGGGAGTGAATTCCAGCGATCCTGCCGCACGCAAGGAGGCCTTTCATGCGGCCTGCGCTACGTGCCATGCGCAAAAGGGCGCTGGCCCGTCCCTTGCGCAGTGCCGCGACTGTCACACCATTGCCGATGCTGCAAAGCTGCCCGCGCAAAAGCCTTACAAGCCGCAGATGGACGCCTCCCTGCACCAGCGGCATCTGACCTCCGGCGCGTTCCCCGTAAAGGCGCAGCCCGGTCTGGCCCCCGGTGCAATTCTGGCGGAGAACGATCCCCAGCGTTGCGTGACCTGTCACCATGCCAAGGATTTTTCACCCACCTTGCCGCCAAACATTGATTCGTGCCGCACCTGTCACGAAAGTGGTCCCGGCTCGGCCCTTGCCACCAGGGATGCCGCCTATACGCCGCCGCCCCTGCGCGCCGCCGCGCATGAAGTGTGCATGAAGTGCCACGCTTCGCTTGCGGAGCAGAAGCTGCCGCACGGCCCTGTGGACTGCGCCACCTGTCATGACAAGGCGCGTTTTGAGGCCTTGCCCCGCTTTGAGGCCAGCCCCTCCATCATGACCATGGACAGACCCACGGGCGTGGTGCTGACCGACAAGGTCACGCCGCCCCAGGTGCCGCTTTCGCCGCTGTATCCGCAGGGGCCAAAGTGGCCTACGGTTATGCCTGCCGTGCCCTTTGACCACGGCCTGCACGAAAGGGCGCTCAACTGTGTGGATTGCCACCACACCAGCGTCAAGCAGTCGTGCATCACCTGTCATACGCCCAGCGGCGACCCCAAGGGCAAGAACATTCCGCTGGCGCAGGCCATGCACTCTGTTACGTCCAAAAATTCCTGCGTGAACTGCCACACCAGCCTGACCACCTCCGCGCCGGAATGCGCGGGCTGCCATACGCCAAGGCCCGTGAGCAAGAGCGGTAGCAACTGCGCCTTCTGCCACCGCGCCGCCCCCGGCGTGAAGGGCACCATGGGGCTGATGCTGCCCAGTAATCTGCCTTCGCCTCAGGCCGCCGCAGCGGCGACCACAACAGGTACGGCTGCCACCAATGGAACCGTTGGGCTGGATGCCCCGGCCCTGCCGCAAAATCTGCCCGCCCAAAATGCGCAGCAGAACGCCAAGCTTGCGCCTTCAGCAATCCTGCTGCCAGTGGACGCTGCGGTGAAGGCTGCGCAGCAGTCTGCCGACGCTTCGGAAGCAGCGCTTGCGGCTTCGGCCATTCTGTTGCCGCCGCCGGACAAAAATCCGGCTGTGAAGCCCGACCCGGCAGCCAACGCTGCTGCGGCCAAGGCCTTGCAACCTGCGGTAACGCCGCCTCCTGCCCAAAGCGCTCAACCCGCCGTTGAGGCGTCTGACGCGCCCAAGCTTGGGCCGGTCTCTGACGGTCTGCCCGAAAAGGTACGCATAGAGCTTATGAGCAAGGAATTCCGCCCTGTGGACTTTGCCCATGCGCAGCACCTGCAAAAGCTGCGGGCTGGCATTGGCCGCAAGGCCGCAGGCCTGCAAGGCATGCATGCCAAGGATGGCCTGGAGTGCGCCGCCTGCCACCACAACAGCCCGCGCCTTAAAGAGGGCATGACGCCGCCGCGTTGCGTTTCGTGCCATCCCGCGAATCTGCCCGCAGGCGTAACCACCATGCCGGACGGCAGGCCCCTGCTTAAGGCTGCCTACCACCAGCGCTGCATGGACTGCCACACCCGCATGAAGGTTGAAAAGCCACGTGCAACGGATTGTCAGGCCTGCCATATCAAGCGCGACCCGGCAGAAGCTCCGGTCTGGTAA
- a CDS encoding 4Fe-4S binding protein, giving the protein MNTSADSAQKAAQPTAPAYTPHATKPPKRRITPTLLRRGVQGAFAIFLVWVGWNFYLYVQWATGKSQAFTPKPPSVEGFLPISELMAARRLFETGMWDVVHPAGLTLFLAIALMALLFRKGFCGYICPVGLASNLLGRLGERLGLNHNPPRKLELALQAIKYIPLALLCYFSFFAMSVDEIDSFMGAPFNMVADSSMLFFFLRASTTTLIVVGVIVAASLVARNAWCRFLCPYGAFLGILALASPVAVRRNAATCTSCRRCQRACPSAIAVHEKTRVNSPECLGCTACIEACPQKDCLHLSAARSRVPFWTVAVGCLVVLFAVYLWAVGTGHWVSEIPPGMLRRFHMIQFGG; this is encoded by the coding sequence ATGAACACATCCGCCGATTCCGCGCAAAAGGCTGCACAGCCCACAGCGCCAGCGTATACCCCCCACGCGACCAAACCTCCCAAACGCCGCATCACCCCCACCCTGCTGCGGCGCGGCGTACAGGGCGCATTCGCCATTTTTCTTGTTTGGGTGGGCTGGAATTTTTACCTCTACGTGCAGTGGGCCACGGGAAAAAGCCAAGCGTTCACGCCCAAACCACCCTCGGTGGAGGGCTTTTTGCCCATCAGTGAACTCATGGCCGCGCGCCGCCTGTTTGAAACCGGCATGTGGGACGTTGTGCACCCTGCCGGGCTGACGCTCTTTTTGGCAATAGCCCTCATGGCCTTGCTGTTCCGCAAGGGATTTTGCGGCTACATCTGCCCTGTGGGCCTTGCCTCCAACCTGTTGGGCCGCCTTGGCGAGCGCCTGGGTCTGAACCACAACCCGCCGCGCAAGCTGGAGCTGGCGCTCCAGGCCATCAAGTATATTCCACTGGCATTGCTGTGTTATTTCAGTTTTTTTGCCATGAGCGTGGACGAAATTGACTCTTTCATGGGCGCACCATTCAATATGGTTGCTGATTCAAGCATGCTGTTTTTCTTTTTGCGGGCGTCAACCACGACCTTGATTGTGGTTGGCGTCATTGTGGCGGCCTCGCTGGTGGCGCGCAATGCGTGGTGCCGTTTTCTCTGCCCTTACGGGGCGTTTCTGGGCATTCTGGCTTTGGCAAGCCCTGTGGCGGTACGCCGCAACGCGGCTACCTGTACGAGCTGCCGCCGCTGCCAGCGCGCCTGCCCTTCGGCCATCGCCGTGCACGAAAAAACGCGTGTCAATTCGCCGGAATGCCTTGGCTGCACCGCCTGTATTGAGGCCTGCCCGCAAAAAGACTGCCTCCACCTTTCCGCGGCCCGCAGCCGCGTGCCCTTCTGGACAGTTGCCGTTGGCTGCCTTGTGGTACTCTTCGCCGTGTACCTCTGGGCCGTGGGCACCGGGCACTGGGTTTCAGAAATTCCCCCAGGCATGCTGCGGCGCTTCCACATGATCCAGTTTGGTGGATAG
- a CDS encoding methionine ABC transporter ATP-binding protein, protein MIQVTNLGKLYGSHLVLQEINMHVHEGEIFGIVGHSGAGKSTLLRCLNGLEPYQMGSVKVMGVEVASLEGTALRMLQSKMGMIFQNFNLMSRKNVFDNVAFPLSLWGSAKREERVMELLELVGLADRAKQRVQSLSGGQKQRVGIARALALNPRVLLCDEATSALDPKTTSSILDLLEDINKRLNLTIIMVTHQMEVVKRLCHSLLMLDGGKTVAMGKTENLFLSPTKEMQAMVEDEYTLIPGGTNIRLMFPREISQQSVITQMARTLGIDFSIVGGKLERYLDDVFGFLIINVQDKDLDAVLQYLKTQNLFWEILAYSENPGEQA, encoded by the coding sequence ATGATTCAGGTAACCAATCTTGGCAAGCTCTACGGAAGTCACCTTGTGCTGCAAGAGATCAATATGCACGTGCACGAGGGGGAGATTTTCGGCATTGTGGGGCATTCCGGCGCGGGCAAGTCCACCTTGTTGCGCTGCCTTAACGGCCTGGAACCCTACCAGATGGGCAGTGTCAAAGTCATGGGCGTTGAAGTTGCCTCCCTTGAAGGCACGGCCCTGCGTATGCTGCAAAGCAAAATGGGCATGATTTTTCAGAATTTCAATCTCATGTCCCGCAAAAACGTGTTCGACAACGTGGCCTTTCCGCTTTCGTTGTGGGGTAGCGCCAAGCGCGAAGAGCGCGTCATGGAGCTGCTTGAGCTTGTGGGCCTTGCCGACAGGGCCAAACAGCGTGTGCAGAGCCTGAGCGGCGGGCAAAAACAGCGCGTGGGCATTGCCCGTGCCCTGGCGCTCAACCCGCGTGTGCTGCTGTGCGACGAGGCCACTTCCGCCCTTGATCCCAAAACCACCTCGTCCATTCTGGATCTGCTGGAAGACATCAACAAGCGGCTCAACCTCACCATCATTATGGTCACGCACCAGATGGAAGTGGTCAAACGCCTCTGCCACAGCCTGCTCATGCTGGATGGCGGTAAAACCGTGGCCATGGGCAAGACGGAAAATCTCTTTCTGTCGCCCACCAAGGAAATGCAGGCCATGGTGGAGGACGAGTATACGCTCATCCCCGGCGGCACCAACATCCGCCTCATGTTCCCGCGCGAAATTTCGCAGCAGAGCGTCATCACTCAGATGGCGCGCACGCTGGGCATTGATTTTTCCATCGTTGGCGGCAAGCTCGAGCGCTACCTCGATGATGTTTTCGGCTTTCTTATCATCAACGTGCAGGACAAAGACCTGGACGCAGTGCTGCAGTATCTGAAAACGCAGAACCTGTTCTGGGAGATTCTGGCCTATTCTGAAAACCCGGGTGAACAAGCATGA
- a CDS encoding methionine ABC transporter permease has product MIENMSGLAAYYPLWERFLDKLPEIITATWETLDMVLLSTLFSLISGFLLAILMIVTNPIGLKPNRSVYQAVDFVVNLLRSFPFIILLIALIPFTRFVVGTSIGSAAAIVPLTIAAAPFVARLIETCFLEVDRGVIEAARSFGASNTQIIFRVLIPEALPSIVLNVAVIAITLLGYSAMAGTVGGGGLGDLAVKYGYNRFQVDIMVYSVIILCLLVLLIQGVCNFLYKILR; this is encoded by the coding sequence ATGATTGAGAACATGAGCGGCCTTGCGGCCTACTACCCGCTGTGGGAGCGGTTTCTGGACAAGCTGCCGGAGATTATTACGGCAACGTGGGAAACGCTGGACATGGTGCTGCTCTCCACGCTGTTTTCGCTCATTTCGGGCTTTTTGCTGGCTATCCTCATGATCGTCACCAATCCAATCGGCCTCAAGCCCAACCGCTCGGTCTATCAGGCCGTGGATTTTGTGGTCAATCTGCTGCGTTCCTTCCCCTTTATCATTCTGCTTATCGCGCTCATTCCCTTCACCCGCTTTGTGGTGGGCACCTCCATTGGCAGCGCGGCGGCCATAGTGCCGCTGACCATCGCGGCCGCCCCCTTTGTGGCGCGGCTTATCGAAACCTGTTTTCTTGAGGTGGACAGGGGAGTCATTGAGGCTGCGCGGTCTTTTGGGGCCAGCAACACGCAGATCATCTTTCGCGTGCTGATTCCTGAAGCCTTGCCTTCCATTGTGCTGAACGTGGCTGTTATCGCCATTACGCTGCTGGGGTATTCGGCCATGGCCGGAACCGTGGGCGGCGGCGGGCTGGGCGATCTGGCCGTCAAATACGGTTACAACCGCTTTCAGGTCGATATCATGGTGTATTCGGTCATTATTCTCTGCCTTCTCGTGCTGCTCATTCAGGGCGTCTGCAACTTCCTGTACAAGATTTTGCGGTAG
- a CDS encoding MetQ/NlpA family ABC transporter substrate-binding protein, which translates to MKRLLLSLAMVLALAAPSFAAEDIVVGVTPFPHKDIMLAAKPLLAKEGYNLVIKEFTDYVQPNMALASKQLFANFFQHEPYLDNMNKEKKLDLVSIGKVHIEPLGVYSKKIKKLADLKKGNSVSVPNDPTNEARALRLLEANGVITIKPGALVTVADITKNPLGLKFHELDAAQLPRTLDDVTASVINTNFAGEAGLVPSRDALVMEGSESPYANIIVVRNEDKDSPKAKALMKAVQSPEVKEYIQKNLVERGIVPVF; encoded by the coding sequence ATGAAACGTCTGCTTTTGTCTCTGGCCATGGTTCTGGCGCTGGCCGCCCCCTCGTTCGCCGCTGAAGACATTGTTGTCGGCGTGACCCCCTTTCCGCATAAGGACATTATGCTGGCGGCCAAGCCTCTGCTTGCCAAGGAAGGCTACAACCTCGTCATCAAGGAATTTACCGACTACGTGCAGCCCAACATGGCGCTGGCCAGCAAGCAGCTGTTTGCCAACTTTTTCCAGCACGAACCCTACCTTGACAACATGAACAAGGAAAAGAAGCTTGACCTTGTTTCCATCGGCAAGGTGCATATCGAACCCCTGGGCGTGTATTCCAAGAAGATCAAAAAGCTTGCCGACCTCAAGAAGGGCAACAGCGTTTCCGTGCCCAACGATCCCACCAACGAAGCCCGCGCCCTGCGCCTGCTCGAAGCCAACGGCGTAATCACCATCAAGCCCGGCGCGCTCGTTACCGTGGCCGACATCACCAAGAACCCCCTTGGCCTCAAGTTCCACGAGCTTGACGCGGCCCAGCTGCCCCGCACCCTTGACGACGTGACCGCCTCGGTCATCAACACCAACTTTGCTGGCGAAGCCGGTCTGGTGCCTTCGCGTGACGCTCTGGTGATGGAAGGCAGCGAATCCCCCTACGCCAACATCATTGTTGTGCGCAATGAAGACAAGGACAGCCCCAAGGCCAAGGCCCTCATGAAGGCCGTGCAGTCCCCCGAAGTGAAGGAATACATCCAGAAGAATCTGGTTGAGCGCGGCATCGTGCCCGTGTTCTAA
- a CDS encoding YgdI/YgdR family lipoprotein, whose protein sequence is MRKIALILALMMSTFMLTACGSKYIAVTKDYTIYIGTKKPVINPENDSVSFEDDTGKTHTIPREDLKQVRPLP, encoded by the coding sequence ATGAGAAAAATCGCCCTGATCCTTGCCCTGATGATGAGCACCTTTATGCTCACCGCCTGTGGCTCCAAGTACATTGCCGTTACCAAGGATTACACCATCTACATCGGCACCAAGAAGCCCGTTATCAATCCCGAAAACGATTCTGTGAGCTTTGAGGACGACACAGGCAAAACCCACACCATCCCCCGCGAAGACTTGAAGCAGGTTCGTCCCCTGCCCTAG
- a CDS encoding PhzF family phenazine biosynthesis protein gives MSSYPYKKIDAFTSHFSSGNPAACLYLEKGRPLADKDMLAVAKEHEGFVSEMVFCTPVEDAHYHLRYYSSQCEVAFCGHGTIACMYDLIANNPILLQKPEITISTSKGSLKVYNEISTSDAVFITAPDKVELPVKPHMDAVAQHLAVSTSEIRKDLNVECIDAGLRTLIVPIASLETVLAMHPDEAALKQFCIDSEVDIILVFSSEVANSQNIMRTRVFAPRFGYLEDPATGSGNSAFAYYMLKNSLWNGNAVSVEQNAEKTAFNVVKLKEAAGKVLFGGSATTRIEGRYLL, from the coding sequence GTGAGCAGTTATCCGTATAAAAAGATAGATGCCTTTACCTCGCATTTTTCGTCTGGAAACCCGGCAGCTTGTTTGTATCTTGAAAAAGGGCGGCCCCTGGCGGATAAGGACATGCTGGCTGTGGCCAAGGAACATGAGGGCTTTGTATCAGAAATGGTATTTTGCACCCCGGTTGAAGATGCGCACTATCATTTGCGCTATTATTCTTCCCAGTGCGAGGTTGCGTTTTGCGGGCACGGCACAATTGCCTGCATGTACGACCTGATCGCCAACAACCCAATTCTGCTGCAGAAACCGGAAATAACCATCAGCACAAGCAAGGGCAGCCTGAAGGTTTATAACGAAATTTCCACCTCTGACGCGGTGTTCATTACAGCGCCAGACAAGGTTGAACTGCCTGTAAAGCCACACATGGACGCGGTTGCGCAACATCTGGCAGTTTCAACCTCAGAGATCAGAAAAGATCTGAACGTGGAGTGTATTGACGCGGGCCTGCGCACGTTGATCGTACCCATTGCCTCGCTGGAAACTGTCCTCGCCATGCACCCGGATGAAGCCGCGCTGAAGCAATTTTGCATCGACAGCGAAGTGGATATTATTCTTGTTTTTAGTTCCGAGGTTGCAAACAGCCAGAATATCATGCGCACACGGGTTTTTGCGCCCCGGTTTGGCTATCTTGAAGATCCGGCGACAGGGTCGGGAAATTCTGCTTTTGCCTATTATATGCTTAAAAATTCCCTGTGGAACGGCAACGCTGTTTCAGTCGAGCAAAATGCGGAAAAGACGGCATTCAACGTGGTCAAGCTGAAGGAAGCTGCGGGCAAAGTGCTGTTTGGCGGTAGTGCGACAACCAGAATTGAAGGCAGATATTTACTCTGA